The sequence below is a genomic window from Terriglobales bacterium.
GGAGATGGACGGTTTCGAGTCCAACGATGGCGTGATCCTGATCGCCGCCACCAACCGCCCCGACGTGCTCGATCCGGCGCTGTTGCGCCCGGGGCGCTTCGACCGCCGCGTGGTCGTGCCCTATCCCGACGTCCGCGGACGCGAGGAGATCCTGCGCGTCCATACCCGCAAGATCCCACTCAACGACGACGTCGAACTCTCCGTGCTCGCCCGCGGCACACCCGGGCTCTCCGGCGCCGACCTGGCCAACATGGTGAACGAGGCGGCGCTTTTGGCCGCGCGCCACAACCGCAAGGCCGTCCTCATGTACGACTTCGAGCTGTCCAAGGACAAGGTGCTGATGGGCGCGGAGCGCAAATCACTGATCCTCTCCGACGAGGAGAAGAAAACCACCGCCGTCCACGAGGGCGGACACGCCCTGGTGGGCACCATGCTGCCCTTCTCCGATCCCATCCACAAGGTCACCATCATCCCTCGCGGTATGGCCCTGGGCGTCACCATGTATCTCCCGCTCGACGACAAGCACACCTACCGCAGGGAGTATTTGGAAACCCGCCTGGCCATGATGCTGGGGGGACGGGTGGCGGAGGAACTCTTCCTCAACCAGATCACCACCGGCGCCAGTGACGATCTGGAGCGCGCCACCGACATGGCCCGCCGCATGGTCTGCGAGTGGGGCATGAGCGAGATGGGCCCGCTCACTTTCGGCAAGAAGGAAGAGCAGATCTTCCTGGGCCGCGAGATCGCCCAGCACCGCGACTTCAGTGAGGAGACGGCGCAGAAGATCGACCGCGAAGTGCGGAAGTTCATCGACGCCGCCTACCAGTCCGCGCGCACCGTCCTCGAAAACAACCGCGAACCCTTGCGGCGCATCGCCGACGCCCTGCTGGAGCGCGAAGTGCTCGATGCCAGCGAGGTCAAGCTGCTCATCGAGGGCAAGGAGTTGCCCGCCAAACGCCTCGCGCCTCCAGACGAAGGGACGCAGCAAGTCATCAAGCCCGAGCCCGGCCGCGCCACCGGCCTGGCTGCCGGCGAAAAACCAGCGCCAGCGTAGATTTAGTTCTCGGTCCTCGGTTCTCAGTTTTCAGTTCTCGGTTCTCAGCAGGGCGGCCGACAGGCCGCTCTCTTCTTTTGCGCTGTCATCCTGAGCTCGCCGCAGGCGAGCGAAGGACCTTGCGCTTGCTTTTGACTTGTCATCCTGAGCGGAGCGCAGCCTAGCGTCGCGAGGCGAGCGCAGTCGAAGGACCCCTGCCCTCTCCGGTATATTGTTCCCCTGCTTGCGGAGGCTCTATGAAGAAGGCGCTTGCGGTTGGAATCTTCATCCTGATCCTGGGATTCGCGGTCGTGGCTCAACAACCGGCTCAACAGCCGGCGACGACACCGACGCCGGCCCACGAGCTCTACCGCATCATTTTCTTCAAGGCCGCGCTCGGCAAGCTCCCCGACCTGATCGACGCCTACAAGAATGTCCCCGTGCCGGACAACATGACGCCCCGGCCCATGGTCTTCCGCCATCAGTCCGGGGACGACTGGGACCTGATGGTCCTCTACCCCATGGGCGCCAAGGCCTCGCTGGACGCCAACCCGCCCGCGCCTCCCGAGGCCATCCGCAGGTTCAAGGAACGGGTGATGGCCGACTACGCCTGGCACGCCGACACCTACGCCAGCGGCCCGCCGCTCGAGGTGGTGCAGAAGGCTCTGGCTGCGCCGCCGAATGCGGCCCAGCCCGGCAATCCCGGCGGGCTGTACTTGGTGGAGGAATCCGTGGCGCTGGCCGGGCATCACGAAGCACTGGGGAAGTTCCTGGACCGCGACATGGCCGCGGCGCGGGCGCGCGGCTCCGTCAAGTTCGAGCACGCGCAGGGAGCGCCCTGGGACTTCCTGGTGATCTTCCGCTACGCCTCGTGGAACGAGTACGCCGCCGCCGAGACCGATCCCGCGGCCGACGACGAGGCCCGCAAGCAGGGCTTCGCCGACGACGCCGCCATTGGACTGGAGTACCGCACGCACATCAGCGCGCACCACGATACGTTCACTTCGCGGATCCAGTGACGACTGATTGTCCTACGAGGAAACCGTAATCAGCGGCTTGGCCTGCGGCAGGACTTCGCCGATGCGCGCGGTGGGGACGCCGGCTTCGTTGAGTTGGCGCAGCAGGTCATCGGCTTGGGGTGCGGCGACGGAGATCAGCAGCCCGCCGGCGGTCTGCGGATCGAAGAGCATGGTCTTCAATTCTTCGGGGATGTTGCCCTCGTAGCCCACCAGGCACTCCGCGAACTCGCGGTTGTTCTTGAGACCGCCGGGGACGAACCCGGCGCGCACGCATTCGAGCGCGCCCACGAGCAGCGGGACCTTGCCGGCGAAGAAGCGCAGGCTGACGGCGGAGGCCAGCGCCATCTCGCGCGCGTGGCCAATCAGGCCGAAGCCGGTGACGTCGGTCATGGCGTGGACCTGGCCTTCACGTTTCACCACCACCTCCATTGCCGCGCGGTTGAGCGTGGTCATGGATTGAGTGGCGGCCTCGATCCATGCCGGCTCCGCCTTGCCGCGCTTGATGGCGGTGGAGATGACGCCCGTCCCCAGCGCCTTGGTGAAGAGCAACGCGTCCCCTGCGCGCGCGCCGGAGTTGGCCAGCACGCGCTTGGGATGCACGGAGCCGGTGACGGCGTAGCCGAACTTGATCTCGTCGTCGCGGATGGAGTGGCCGCCGACCACGGTGCAGCCCGCCTCCATCATCTTGGAAAGTCCGCCGGCCATGATGCGCTCGAGGATGTCGAGGTCGCCCTTCTCGGGAAAGCAGACCAGGGCCAGCGCGCTCATGGGCCGTCCGCCCATGGCATAGACGTCACTCAGCGCGTTCACCGCGGCGATCTGGCCGAAGGTGTAGGGGTCGTCCACGATGGGAGTGAAGAAGTCCACGGTCTGGACCAGCGCCTGGTCAGGCGCGATCTGATACACCCCGGCGTCGTCGGCTGTGTCGAAGCCGATGAGCACGTTCGGGTCCTGTTGCCGGGCTAATTTCCCAAGCACCGTGTCCAGCGCCGCCGGACTCAGCTTGGAAGCTCAACCGGCAGCTTTCGCCGCCTCGGTAAGACGCATGGGCTTTTCATCTGCCATCCAGTCATTCTAACCACGAAGGCACGGAGGCACGGAGAAATCGGAGAAGCGCTGGGAACGGGAAATCGAAGACCCTACTGGAAGCTGACGGCGGTGACGCGCAGCTCGGGAAATCCGCGGTTCCAGTCGGCGGAGACGTGGTCGAAGGTAAGGCGGAACTCGCGGGTCTCGCCGGGCTTGAGCGGGTTCGAGCGCAGGTCGGAGACGTCGATGTAGGGCTTGCGGGCGTGGATGTACATCAGTGGCTGCGATTCCTTCTGCACCATCTCGCCCAGCGAGTTGCGGAAGATGGACTCCACCGTGGCGCCGTTGACCGTCTTGTCCCCGCCGTTGACAACGGTTCCTTCGAGATAGGTGACGGTTGCGCCCACGAAGTTTTGCGCCGTGCTCATCTTCGGGTCCGAGAGGCGCAACTGCGCCGCGTAGGGATGGAGCGGCGAGGCATCGGTCGCGGCGGTCGCCGGTACGGGACTGCGGCTGGAGAGCAGAAACGCAGCGCCCACGGCGGCCACGAGCAACGCCACGGCGATTCCCATCGCCATCCACGGAAACCCGCCCTCTTCGCTTCGCTGGGACGGCGACGGAGGCAGCGGCTCTTCCATGGCCGGATTCTACTACCGCCTGTCGGGCACGGCGGAGACTACTCCCCGGCGACGGTCAGGCCGTCGATGCGCAGCGTGGGAGCGGCAACGGAGCCGCGGAAGTCGAGGTCGCTGGCAATCTCGGAGATGTTCGCGAGCATGTCGCGCAGGTTACCGGCTACGGTGATCTCTTCGACCGGATAGGTCAGCTCGCCGTTGCGGATCCAGAGGCCGCTGGCGCCGCGGGAGAAGTCTCCGGTCACTAGATTCACGCCGTGGCCGAGGAATTCAGTCACGTAGAGGCCGTCGGTGACGCCGGCAATCACCTCTTGCGGCGATTTCGTCCCCGGCTGGAGGAAGAAATTCCCGGGGCCGATGCCGGGAGTGCCGGCCAAGCCGCGCGAGGCGTTGCCGGTGGTGGCGAGTCCCAGCTTCTTTGCGGTGTAGGTGTTGAGCAGGTACGAGCGCAGCACGCCGCGCTCCACTACCACGGTGCGGCGCGTGGGCACGCCTTCGTCGTCGAAGGGCGAGCTGCCCAGGCCGCCGGGGAGCGTGCCGTCGTCGATCACGGTGACGTTCTCGCCGGCGATGCGCTGGCCCAGCTTGCCGGTGAGGAACGAAGCGCTGCGGTAGATGGAGTCGCCGCTCGCGGCTTCAAAGAGATTCCCCAGGATCGAGCGCGCTACCATGGGGTCGAAGATCACAGGGACGCGCGCCGTCGCCACCTTGCGCGCGCCCAGGCGGCGCAGGGTGCGCTGGGCGGCAATCTTCCCCACTTCTTCCGGCGAGTCGAGCTTCTCCAGGCTGCGGGAGACCGAGTACCAGTAGTCGCGCTGCATGGCGCCGCCGTTCGATTGCGCGATGGGGACGGCAGACACCGAGCAGTAGGAGCGCCGGTACTCGCCGACGAATCCGTGCGAGTTGGCCAGCACGCGGTGTCCGCTGGCGGCGTCGAAGGAGCCACCCTCGGAGTTGGAGATGCGCGGATCGACGGCGAGCGCCGCCGCCTCCGTCCGGCGCGCGTAGTCGATGCGCTCGGCCGGTGCGAGCGAGTTGACGTCGTCGGAGTAGAGGTCGAGGTCGCCGGAGAATGCGCCCAGTTGCTCCGGCTCGGGCAGGCCGGCGTGCGGGTCTTCTGACGTCACGCGCGCCAGCGCCAAAGCGCCGCTTACCAATTGTTCTATCCCTTCCGGAGAAAAATCGCTGGTGTAGGTGGAAGCGGCGCGCTGGCCCAGGAAGACGCGCACCCCCAGAGTGCGCGAGCCGGCCTCCTGCAGGGTCTCCACCTGGCCCATGCGCACCACCGTGGAAAAGTTCTCGCCTTCGCGGGCCACCGCCTCGGCGGCGGTGGCGCCACCTTCTCGCGCGCGGCGCACGACGTCAGAAGCGAATTGCTTGAGATCAGTTTCGAATTTCAAGTCTTGAGTACCAGTTCTTATCCCCGCAGGAAGCTGGGATCGGCGTTGGGCGCGGTACCGCCGACGGTCATGCGGTCCACCTTGAGCGTGGGAATGCCGACGCCGACGGGCACGGACTGGCCGTCTTTGCCGCAGGTGCCCACGCCCTCGTCGAGCGCCAGGTCGTGTCCCACCATGGAGACGCGCGTCAAAACGTCCGGCCCGTTGCCGATGAGGGAGCAGTTCTTGAGCGGCGCGGTGATGACGCCGTCCTCGATCAAATAGGCCTCGCTGGCGGAGAAGACGAATTTGCCGTTGGTGATGTCCACCTGGCCGCCGCCGAAGTTGGCGGCATAGATGCCGCGCTTCACCGAGCGCAGGATGTCCGCGGGCGAATCCTCGCCGGCCAGCATGTAAGTGTTGGTCATGCGCGGCATGGGGATGCACTCGTAACTTTCGCGGCGGCCGTTGCCGGTGTCGGCCATGCCCATCAGGCGCGCCGAAAGCTTGTCGGCGAGGTAGCCCTTTAGGATGCCCTTCTCAATGAGTACGGTGTTTTGCGTGGGTGAGCCTTCGTCGTCCACGTTGAGCGAGCCGCGGCGCGAAGGCAGCGTGCCGTTATCCACCACCGTGCATTTTTCGCTGGCCACGCGCTGTCCCTTGAGCCCGGCGAAGGCGGAGGTCTTCTTGCGATTGAAGTCGGCTTCCAGACCGTGGCCGACGGCTTCGTGCAGCAACACGCCCGGCCATCCCGGACCGAGCACAACGGGCATCTCGCCGGCCGGAGCCTCGCGGGCGTCCAGCTGCAAGAGCGCCTGGCGCACCGCTTCCTGCGCGAAGTGCTCCGGAGTTTTTTCATGCAAAAAGAAGCCTAGCTCCACGCGTCCGCCGCCGCCGGAGGAGCCGCGCACGGTGTTGCCGTTCGACTGCGCGATGCACAGCACGCTCATGCGCGCCAGCGGCTGGAAGTCGGAAGCCAGGGTGCCGTCCGAGCCCACCACCAGGATGCGGCGCAGTTCTTCGGCGTAGCTGGCGCGCACCTGAGTGATGCGGGGATCGGCGGCGCGCGCGGCGCGGTCGGCGCGCATCACCAGCTCGACCTTGGCGGGCACGTCGGCGTCCGCTGCGGCCACGGGGTACAACTCGCGCGCGGACTTCTCCTTGAAGCCCTCGACCAGAGTCTTCGACGGGCCGCTGGCGATGAGCGCGGCGGTGCGCGCCGCGTGCAGAATCTTTTCCGGAGCCAGGTCGTCGGTGTGGGCGTAGCCGGTGCGCTCGCCGGAGATCACGCGCACGCCGCAGCCTGCCGAGACGCCCTGCGACGCCGACTTCACCAGCGACTCGTCCATGCTGATGGAGGTGGAGGTGAGGTACTCGAAGTACAGGTCGGCGTAGTCGCCGCC
It includes:
- the ftsH gene encoding ATP-dependent zinc metalloprotease FtsH: MNSTLKTILFWVAIAISGVLLWMVVVRAGAVGQKEKEINFSEFMTQVDAGNVAEVTLTASEVRGKFNNDPKGTFHTTVPANYPDMIKILRDKGVNIIVKDASAAGWTWLIQLSPILVIGVLFMIMMRQLQAGGNKALSFGKSRARLLSMQQKKVTFKDVAGVEEAKEELKEIIEFLREAQKFQKLGGRIPKGVLLVGPPGTGKTLLARAIAGEANVPFFSISGSDFVEMFVGVGASRVRDLFEQGKKNAPCIIFIDEIDAVGRHRGAGLGGGHDEREQTLNQLLVEMDGFESNDGVILIAATNRPDVLDPALLRPGRFDRRVVVPYPDVRGREEILRVHTRKIPLNDDVELSVLARGTPGLSGADLANMVNEAALLAARHNRKAVLMYDFELSKDKVLMGAERKSLILSDEEKKTTAVHEGGHALVGTMLPFSDPIHKVTIIPRGMALGVTMYLPLDDKHTYRREYLETRLAMMLGGRVAEELFLNQITTGASDDLERATDMARRMVCEWGMSEMGPLTFGKKEEQIFLGREIAQHRDFSEETAQKIDREVRKFIDAAYQSARTVLENNREPLRRIADALLEREVLDASEVKLLIEGKELPAKRLAPPDEGTQQVIKPEPGRATGLAAGEKPAPA
- the selD gene encoding selenide, water dikinase SelD; translated protein: MADEKPMRLTEAAKAAGUASKLSPAALDTVLGKLARQQDPNVLIGFDTADDAGVYQIAPDQALVQTVDFFTPIVDDPYTFGQIAAVNALSDVYAMGGRPMSALALVCFPEKGDLDILERIMAGGLSKMMEAGCTVVGGHSIRDDEIKFGYAVTGSVHPKRVLANSGARAGDALLFTKALGTGVISTAIKRGKAEPAWIEAATQSMTTLNRAAMEVVVKREGQVHAMTDVTGFGLIGHAREMALASAVSLRFFAGKVPLLVGALECVRAGFVPGGLKNNREFAECLVGYEGNIPEELKTMLFDPQTAGGLLISVAAPQADDLLRQLNEAGVPTARIGEVLPQAKPLITVSS
- a CDS encoding DUF2393 family protein, with the protein product MEEPLPPSPSQRSEEGGFPWMAMGIAVALLVAAVGAAFLLSSRSPVPATAATDASPLHPYAAQLRLSDPKMSTAQNFVGATVTYLEGTVVNGGDKTVNGATVESIFRNSLGEMVQKESQPLMYIHARKPYIDVSDLRSNPLKPGETREFRLTFDHVSADWNRGFPELRVTAVSFQ
- a CDS encoding TldD/PmbA family protein; the protein is MKFETDLKQFASDVVRRAREGGATAAEAVAREGENFSTVVRMGQVETLQEAGSRTLGVRVFLGQRAASTYTSDFSPEGIEQLVSGALALARVTSEDPHAGLPEPEQLGAFSGDLDLYSDDVNSLAPAERIDYARRTEAAALAVDPRISNSEGGSFDAASGHRVLANSHGFVGEYRRSYCSVSAVPIAQSNGGAMQRDYWYSVSRSLEKLDSPEEVGKIAAQRTLRRLGARKVATARVPVIFDPMVARSILGNLFEAASGDSIYRSASFLTGKLGQRIAGENVTVIDDGTLPGGLGSSPFDDEGVPTRRTVVVERGVLRSYLLNTYTAKKLGLATTGNASRGLAGTPGIGPGNFFLQPGTKSPQEVIAGVTDGLYVTEFLGHGVNLVTGDFSRGASGLWIRNGELTYPVEEITVAGNLRDMLANISEIASDLDFRGSVAAPTLRIDGLTVAGE
- the tldD gene encoding metalloprotease TldD, with protein sequence MDKRKFFFERFGLTERDLERYLGAALSAGGDYADLYFEYLTSTSISMDESLVKSASQGVSAGCGVRVISGERTGYAHTDDLAPEKILHAARTAALIASGPSKTLVEGFKEKSARELYPVAAADADVPAKVELVMRADRAARAADPRITQVRASYAEELRRILVVGSDGTLASDFQPLARMSVLCIAQSNGNTVRGSSGGGGRVELGFFLHEKTPEHFAQEAVRQALLQLDAREAPAGEMPVVLGPGWPGVLLHEAVGHGLEADFNRKKTSAFAGLKGQRVASEKCTVVDNGTLPSRRGSLNVDDEGSPTQNTVLIEKGILKGYLADKLSARLMGMADTGNGRRESYECIPMPRMTNTYMLAGEDSPADILRSVKRGIYAANFGGGQVDITNGKFVFSASEAYLIEDGVITAPLKNCSLIGNGPDVLTRVSMVGHDLALDEGVGTCGKDGQSVPVGVGIPTLKVDRMTVGGTAPNADPSFLRG